The following nucleotide sequence is from Microbulbifer sp. A4B17.
CCTTCAGAATCGAGTAATCCCGCATATCGGCGCCAAAGCCCAACTGCTCATTGGCTTCCACCGTATCCGCACCACAATCCTGCAAGTGGTAAGCGCGAATCTTATTTAACAGGCCAATACCGCGGCCCTCCTGGCGGAGATAGAAAATAGCTCCACGCCCCTCCATCGCAATACGATGCATAGCATGTTGTAGCTGGGCACCACAATCACAGCGCAGGGAGAATAGTGCATCTCCGGTCAGGCACTCAGAATGAATACGGGCCAACAGAGGCTCTTCGGTATCGAAGTCACCCATGGTGAGCACCACGTGCTCTTTTCCGGTTTCCACTTCCTCGAAACCGTGCATCTCAAACATACCCCAAGAGGTGGGCAGTTTTGAGGATTCCACAAAACGAATGGTCAACTTAATACCTCTTTAAATCAGTGTCGGGCGCGCAGTACCAGCACACCACCCTGCTGTTCCATATCAACCTGGCTGAGAAAGCTGTTGCCAAGAAGTACCACCTGGGGGAAGTCATCGGCATGAACTGTCGCATCAACATTGTGAACTTTGATTCCACCTATGGTGACACTGCTAAGATTCACTCGATAAACACTAGTAATACCATTAGCAGTAGAGACTAGTACTTCCTCGGCATTATCCAGATTCAGCCTTAGGCGACGAGCGGTAGGATAATTAATAGCAATATTGGTAGCGCCGGTATCCACCATCATCGGCACTCTCAGGCCATTGACCCAGGCATTTGTTAAATAATGTCCACGGCTATCGGCGGGAAGCCGTACTTCTGCTTTCGCCGCCTTGGCAAAACTAGTTGCTATAGGTGCATCCAAGGTCAGCTTCTGCTCCCGTCCAGACACACTAATCCGTGCATAACGAGTAGTCGCTTCCAACAGGGTGACACCCTCTGGGGATTTTTGTCCCGCCTTAAGAATTTTCTGGCGGCCATCAATTTCGAGCATGGCGCTATCGCCAAATAACCCCTTTAATTGAACCTGCTGCGCATTAGCACTCAGAGCAATAAAGAGACTTAAAAAAAATACAAAATAGCTGCGCATTGATCTTCCCTATCAATCTAAGCGCCCAGTACCCACGCCGTTAATTGCAGTACCAGGGACGCATAAACGGCGGCCAGTATATCGTCGAGCATAATCCCAACGCCACCTTGCACCTTGCGATCAGCCCAGCCAATGGGCGGGGGCTTGGCAATATCAAATGTCCGGAAGAGGACAAAGCCGTATAGCGCCCAAGCCCAACCTGTAGGAGCCATAAACATGGTGAGCCAGTAGCCCACCATTTCATCCCAAACAATACCGCCGTGATCGTGAACTCCCATTTTCTTGGCAGCTGCACCACATAGATAGCAACCTGCCACACCAGTAACAAACACAATGGCCAGATACCAGAATGGAGGCAAATCCTTCATCAACCACCAAAAAGGAATCGCTGCCAGGGTACCAAACGTACCCGGCGCTTTGGGTACCAGCCCGGAGCCGAACCCAAATGCCAACAGTAGGGTGGGATCGCGCAACAGCTGGGGAAATGTCGGGTTGTTAATGCTCATGTTATTGAATTCTCACAAAGGCACTATGGTCTACACAATGACTTAAAAGTGCCTATAGCCTGGCGATTGAGCAACCCAGGGGTTCCCGTGATAGGAGCAACGTACCTGCGGCTCCCCCTCAACGAGTTTCCCTATGGGTGTGAAACCCAGCTGACGAACTTGATCAACAGCGGCTGCCGGTGCAGTAAAACAGAGCTGGTAGTCATCCCCTCCACAGGCCGCCAGCTCTACGGCAGTATCAGCTGCCAATCGATTGGCCAGGGGTGCTATGGGCAGAGACTCCAGGTTTATTTCTGCTGCCACACCGCTCGCTTTGCAGATATGGCCCAGATCCCCCAGTAATCCGTCGGAAATATCCAACGCACTGGTAGCAATGCCTGCAATCGCGTTGGCGGTTTCTAATTGCGGCTCGGGAAAATAGAAAGCCTGCTCCGCCTCCCGCCGCACTGACTCAGTCACATTCCGCTCAGCCAAAATAACGGGCAGGGCTGCTGCGGCAGCGCCCAGTGGGCCGCTCACATAAATATTGTCGCCGACAGAAGCGCCATCCCGCCGGAGGGGCTTTTCGGTATGGCCGATCACCTGAATCGTAATGGACAAGGGGCCAGCGGTAGTGTCACCACCCACAAGGGAAACCCCAAACTTGCCAGCAGTTTCCAGCAGGCCACTGGCGAATTTCTCCAGCCAAACGGAGTCGCTATCGGGTAAGGTCAAGGCAAGGGTAAACCAGAGGGGGCGGGCATTCATTGCCGCCAGATCACTGATATTCACACGCAGTGCACGGCTGGCAAGCATGAATGGGTCAGCACCTGTGGGGAAGTGACGGCCTGCTACCAGGGTGTCCATAGAAGTGGCCAGCTGCCCGCTGACAGGTGCTTGCAATAGCGCGCAGTCATCGCCAATCCCCAGGGCTACGCCTTCGCCCTGGGGAGCGCGGGCGAAGTAATCGCGAATGATCTCAAACTCCCCCGGCGCTTTAGACATAATTGCTGACTCAGCCCTTCTTGTCTGCGGCTACCTCTGCCGAGCGCAGGTCCGCAGCGGTCTTATCCAAAATGCCATTGATGAACTTGAAGGCATCGGTGGGACCAAATTTTTTCGCCAGTGCCACCGCCTCATTAATGACAACCTTGTAAGGTACATCCATACGGCTTTTCAGCTCGTAAGTGGCCATGCGCAATAGCGCGCGGGATACAGGGTCCAGGTCTTCCACTTTGCGATCCAGGTGCGACGTGTAAGCGCCCTCTACCTCATCGAGGTTTTTCGCTACGCCGTGGAAAATATCACGAAAATATTCCACGTCGGTTTTGCTCATATCATTATCGGCGTGAAACTCGGCCTCAATGGAATTGAGGCTGGCGCCGGCCATCTGCCACTGATAGAGCGCCTGCATGGCGTAGTGACGTGCCTTACGGCGGGCGGATGCAGTTACGGTCATTGTCTTTTCCGGTAGATACTTCACAGAATGGGCTGCACCGACACACCTTTTGTGCCGGTGCGCCGGCAATTAAATCTTGCCGAGTAGGGAAACCATTTCCAGGGCGGTTTCGGCGGCTTCACAACCTTTGTTGCCAGCCTTGGTGCCTGAGCGCTCGATAGCCTGCTCAATGGAGTCCACAGTCAGCACGCCAAAGGTGACGGGAATACCAGTATTCATGGATACCTGAGCCAGGCCTTTGGTGCACTCGCCAGCCACATACTCAAAGTGCGGGGTGCCACCACGGATAACCGCGCCCAGGGCAATAATGGCATCAAACTTTTTAGTCTCAGCCAGCTTCTGTGCCGCCAGGGGAAATTCGAATGCGCCCGGGGCGTAGTAGATAGTGATATCTTCATCCTTGATACCCTTGCGGCGCAGGGTGTCCAGTGCACCATCCTTTAGGCTTTCAACCACAAAGCTGTTCCAGCGGCTCACCAACAGTGCGTATTTGCCCGTACTGCCGACAAAGTCCCCTTCGATCACTTGAATATTGCTCATAATTTTCAATCCGTATTTCTTGTCCATCGCCGCCGCTATCAGGACAGTAGCGGCGCTTCAGTATTGTTACTCTTTTATCAGAGTTGCGGCGCCTCTACGTTCAGGTATTCCTCTACTTCGAGATCAAACCCGGAAATAGCACTGAACTTGAACGGTGCGCTCATCAGACGCATCTTGCGCACCTTGAGATCCCGCAGAATTTGCGAACCGGTACCTACCTGCTTGTACACCAGGTCCTGGCTGGGGCGCTGTTGCTTGCCGCTGATCAGCCAATCAATACTCTCTTCGATTTCTTCAGTGGTTTCGTTGTGGCAGATCAGTACCACAACACCCTTACCCTCTTCTTCAATACGCTGCATCGCGCGGCGAAAGGTCCACGGGGTGAATTTTTCATCGCCGCGCTGAATCGTAAGCACATCGCGCAGAGTATTTCCCACATGCACACGAACCAGGGTCGGCTCTTCTGGGGTGGGGTCGCCTTTAACAAAGGCAAAGTGGCGTTCGCGGCGGGCCTTATCGAGATAAGTGCGCAGCTTGAACTCACCGAACTCGGTGCGCACCTTGCGCTCATTAACGCACTCGACGGTTTTCTCATTCAGGGCGCGATAGGTAATCAGATCGGCGATAGTGCCGATTTTCAGGTTGTGCTCTTTCGCGAACTTTTCCAGGTCCGGGCGGCGGGACATGGTGCCGTCTTCATTCATGATCTCAACAATCACCGCAGCCGCCTCAAAACCCGCCAGGCGGGCCAGGTCGCAACCGGCTTCGGTGTGGCCTGCGCGGCTTAATACACCGCCGGGCTGGGCCATAATGGGGAAGATATGGCCGGGCTGTACAATATCGCTGGGCTTGGCATTTCTGGCCACAGCGGCGCGAACCGTGCGCGCGCGATCGGCGGCGGAAATACCGGTGGTGACACCCTCTGCCGCCTCAATGGATACGGTGAAGTTGGTGCTGAACTGGGCTCCGTTGTCCCGCGACATCAGCGGCAGGTCCAACTGCTCACAGCGCTCTTTGGACATGGGCATACAAATCAGGCCACGGGCATGAGTGGCCATAAAGTTGATGTCTTCAGCGCGAATCTGCTCCGCAGCCATCACCAGGTCGCCCTCGTTCTCGCGATCTTCATCATCCATCAGGATTACCATTTTGCCCTGGCGGATATCGTCGATCAGTTCTTCAACCGTATTTAGTTCCATGGTTAACTCTGGATAAATTTATCAATTGCAAATAGAGCGGCTATCGCTGCTGTTTTCGCCGTGGTGCACGGCCCATCTTTAGCGCTTGTAAAACCCGTTCTGGGCCAAAAATTCGAGGGTCATACCCCCACCACTAGGCTTGGCTGCCTCATCACCGAGGAGTAGCCGCTCCAAGTAGCGCGCAATCAGGTCCACTTCCAGGTTGACCCGAGTACCGGCGGTATAGCCGGCCATAATCGTTTCCTGCAACGTGTGTGGCACTATGGTGAGTTCAAACTCAGCCCCATCCACGGCATTGACCGTGAGGCTGGTGCCGTCGACGGTGATAGACCCTTTATGGGCAATATAGCGAGCCAGATTTTCCGGTGCGCGCAGGCGGAAACGCTCGGCGCGAGCCTCGGACTTGCGCCATACCACCTCGCCAATACCATCCACATGGCCGCTGACAATGTGTCCACCCAGGCGGGTCTGGGGTGTCAGTGCTTTTTCCAGATTGACCCGGTCGCCTTTTTTCCAGCGGCCCACCGTTGTCACATCCAGGGTTTCCGCAGAGACATCCGCCCAGTAACCATCACCGGGCAGGTCAACAACCGTGAGACAAACACCATTGGTGGCAATGCTGTCCCCCAGTTGCACATCACCCAGATCCAGCTTACCGCTGCGCACTCGTACACGCAGGTCGCCGCCCTGGGGTTTTAACTCTGCGATCTCGCCTAAGGCTTCAATAATTCCGGTAAACATCAGCGCTCGATATCGGTTGTTGCAGTAATGCGCCAGTCGTGACCAACTGCGCGCATATCGGTAATCGTAATCGGCAGCATCGAGCCCATACGCTCGATAGGCAATTCAAACAGCGGCCGCCCGGTGCTACCCAGCAGTTTTGGCGCCATATAAACAATGATTTCGTCGACATGGCCCCGGTAGAGGAATTCACCAGAGAGGGTCGCACCGCTCTCTACCAAAACTTCATTGCACTGGCGTCGCGCCAACTCCTTGAGCAGGGCGAGCAGGTCTACGCGACCTTCTTTGTCGTGGGGTAAAACCACGACTTCCGCACCCGTTTTTTCAATACGCTCGCGGCGCTCGGCCTCCGCGCACTCTGTCGTGCACACCAATGTGGGGGCATCCCCCTGCAAAATAAAGGCTCTCGCTGGGGTGCGCAGCTGGCTGTCAACAATTACCCGCAGCGGCTGCACTTCGGCGGCTCGCTCTGCGGCCAGCATTTCCAGTGCCATTTCATCGGCGCGCACATTGAGATTGGGATTGTCGAAGCGCACCGTCTCAACCCCGGTGATCACTGCACAACTGCGAGCACGCAGGCGCTGTACATCGGCGCGAGCCGCAGGGCCCGATACCCACTTTGATTCCCCACTGGCCATAGCGGTGCGCCCATCCAGGCTCATGGCAGATTTGCTTCGCACCAGGGGCAGTCCCAGGGTCATACGCTTGATAAAGCCGGGGTTTAGAGCGCGACACCTCTCTTCCAGGATGGGGCCTTCCACTTCGATCCCAGCATCGCGCAATATTTGCAATCCGGCACCGCTGACATTCGGATTCGGATCCTGCATTCCGTAAATAACCCGGGCCACGCCGGCCTTTACCAGCGCCTCGGCACAGGGACCTGTGCGGCCGGTATGGCTGCAGGGCTCAAGAGTGACATAAACACTAGCCCCCTGAGCCAGGTCGCCGGCATCACTCAGGGCTTCGATCTCAGCGTGGGGTTCGCCGGCCCGCTTGTGCCAGCCTTCGCCGACAATATTGCCATCCCCGTCAGTAATCACACAGCCCACTCGCGGATTCGGCATAGTGGTGTAGAGACCGCGCTCTGCCAACTGAATAGCGCGGGCCATCAGTGCTTCCGCACTGTGTACAACAGTTTGACTCATTCCGTCTTCGATCCCTTACTGGTCAGGCGTTCAATCTCTTCTCTAAACTCGCTGACATCCTCAAAGCGGCGATAGACAGAAGCAAAGCGCACATAGGCCACCTGGTCCAGCTCACGCAGCTGCTCCATCACCAATTCACCAATAGCACGCGCCGGCAACTCCCGTTCTCCGGTCGCCTGCAGAGCGTGTTTTATTTGAGATACCGCCGACTCCACCCGCTCAATACTTACCGGGCGCTTTTCCACAGCGCGCTGAATACCCGCGCGCAACTTGTCTTCATTAAACGGCTCGCGCTGGCCGTTTTGCTTGATCACTCGCGGCAGCAGCAGCTCCGCAGTTTCAAATGTGGTAAACCTCTCGTGGCACTCCAGGCACTCGCGCCGGCGGCGTACTTGGTCGCCCTCAGCCACCAATCGGGAATCGACTACTTTTGTTTCTTCTGCGCTGCAGAACGGACAGTGCATGTGGGATTATCCCCGGAATGGAAAATGGGCCGCAGTTTACCACAGCCGTTGCACTGTGTGACCGCAGCACGCACAGCCACAGTGCAACGCAAATTCAACAGGGACACATAAAAAAAGCGGCTCTATGAGCCGCTTTTTTGTCAGCAGTGCTGATCAGCCTTTTTTATACACAGGAAACTCTGCGCAAATACCCAGAACCTTCTGCTTCACATCGGCGATAGTGGCTTCAACATCACCTTTCTCCAGTGCGTCCAGCACGTCGCAGATCCAGTGAGTGAGCTGTTGGGTTTCCTTTACACCAAAGCCGCGAGTGGTGATTGCCGGGGTACCGACACGCAGGCCGCTGGTAATGAAAGGAGAGCGCGGGTCATTGGGTACCGCGTTCTTATTAACGGTGATGTTGGCGTTACCCAGGGCTTCATCCGCATCCTTACCGGTGTACTCTTTGCCAATCAGGTCAACCAGCATCAGGTGATCATCGGTCCCACCGGATACAATGTTGATGCCTCGATCGAGGAAGGTCTCCGCCATTGCGCGGGCATTTTCCACAACCTTCTTCTGGTAGGCCTTGTATTCAGGGGTCATGGCCTCTTTGAAAGAAACCGCTTTCGCCGCGATCACATGCATCAGCGGGCCACCCTGACCACCGGGGAATACGGCGGAGTTGAGCTTCTTCTCAATTTCTTCGTTGGCGCGCGCCAGGATGATACCGCCGCGGGGGCCGCGCAGGGTTTTGTGAGTAGTAGAAGTCACAACATCGGCGTGGGAGATTGGGGAGGGATACTCACCAGCGGCAACCAGGCCCGCAATGTGAGCCATATCCACAAACAGGTAAGCACCCACTTTGTCAGCGATCTCGCGGAAACGCGCCCAATCCATCACTCGGCTATAGGCAGAGAAACCAGCCACGATCATCTTCGGCTTGTGCTCAAGCGCCAGGCGCTCAACTTCCTCGTAATCCACTTCGCCAGTTTCCGGGTTCAGGCCGTACTGTACTGCATTGTAGATCTTGCCGGAAAAGTTAACGCGGGCACCGTGGGTAAGGTGGCCACCGTGGGCAAGGCTCATACCCAGTACAGTGTCACCCGGGGCGCAGAGCGCCTGGTAAACAGCCGCATTAGCCTGTGATCCTGAGTGCGGCTGCACATTGGCGTAGTCCGCACCAAACAGCTCCTTAGCGCGCTCAATGGCCAGGGTTTCCACTTTATCCACATACTCACAACCGCCGTAGTAGCGCTTGCCCGGATAGCCTTCAGCGTACTTATTGGTCAGGCTGCTGCCCTGAGCTTCCATCACCATTGGGCTGGTGTAGTTCTCAGAGGCAATTAACTCGATATGGTCTTCCTGACGAGAGTCTTCCTCCTGAATGGCTTCCCAAATTTCCGGGTCATAAGAAGCTAAAGTGACAGATGAATCAAACATGGTGTTCCCTCGGTAAAGCGGGCTTGAGTAGAGGCTTGTGAAACTCGATACCACAGTGCCCAGGCTTTTGAGTAGGACCAAAGGCTCCCAGTATGGGATGGCCCTACTGCTCAATGCATTCTGGGCATTTTAGAAAGGCGCGCATTGTACACCAAGGGCAGTAAGAATGCGCAAATGTGAAGACGTGATAGATCACCACGCCTTCCCCAAAAAAACGATCAGAATTTGTACACTACAGAGCCGGACCAATAATCCACATCAGATTCAATAAATGTGTAATCCAGTTCCAAAGCTGCCTTATCAGTCAGCTTAAAGCCCGCTCCAAACCCTGCAGATGCTCCACTATCTGAATAGTCGCTGCCCCAGTCATCTACCTCCAACTCCTCGTGCAGGTAGCCGATACGCCCCTTGAGATAAATATCCCCCTGGGTCCGATAAGTAGCGTAAACAGCCTGAGTGGTCAGAGAGTAGTTATAGTCGTACCAGTAAAGGTCGTACTCACCCTCAATAACAGAGTCAGTGACTTCTGCTTCAAATCCCCAGCCAGAACCCCAGGTATAACCGGCGCGAACGCCCGCATTAAAAGGACTATCGCCTGCGGCATCAACATCCATAACACCGAAAACACCACCAACATACGCACCTTGCGCCTGGACAGTAGCGGAACAGAGCAAAGCAGTAGCTACAGCCATCGCCTTGAGATTAAAGCTCATTATCTTCTCCTTACATCTCGAAGACCGGTCAAAGGGCAGGGATTATAGGGGTAAGAGTAACTGGCACAAGTGTTCACTTAGACATGTTGCGATTGGAGTCAAAAGTTTTTGCGGAATTTACTAAGGGGAAGTGTCGCCACCGGCCAAAAGCCGGGGCGAACCGGGAGGGGCTAATTAAAATCTCAAGCTGAATCCTCCAGACCAAAAGCTGACATCTCTCTCTAACACCGTGTATTCAAACTCCAAGCGATAAGCATCGCTCAGGTTGTAACCAATGCCCGCTCCCAAGCTGATACCCAAATCATCACTGCTATCACTGCCGACGGTTACATCCTCATAAAGAACACCTAGACGCCCTTTCAGATACCAGTCTCCTTCAGTTCTATATGTCGCATAGGTTGCAAAGGTGTTGAGCTCAACATCTACATCCCGACCATAAACCTCAGTTTCACCACTTAACACAGAACTCGTATATTCGACCTCTACGCCAAAACCCGAGGCGCGAACATAACCTGCACGTAAACCCAGATTGAGAGGATTATCCACTCCCTTAAAGTCAAAATCCGCCATCCCTGCCACACTCCCCCAATAAGCCCCCTCAGCAATTACACCAGCTGAAGCAAGGAACGCCAGCAAACCAATACACACTCTAATTTTTCTCATAAACACTCCAGCCTGGTTTTATTCGCTTTGTGCCCGCACATAAATAGAGCAACCCAAAATAAATTTATGCCAACACTCACCCTAAGGCTCCGTTAAACCACTAGAACAACAGGCAAAAGCGCAGCTATTCAGCATGTGCAACAACACATCATCGAAAATTATTGAAATAGGAAGAACCAGACATACCCTTACCCAAGTCCGACAGAAGAGCGTACTTGTGGAAAAACTGAAGAAAGGGTTTTCTGAAAATAGGTATTATTTACTTTGTGGTCAAATACATCGGAGCACAGATCAGCTATGGACTTGGACTTCAAAGGTGTAGCCGAGCCACCCACAAAGTGATAGGTCTCCCTTACCCTATGTAGGTAGCGGTAAATTCTACCTAGCGTCCCATTAAGTCCCCCTCACTTGATCCAAATCAACTTTGCGCTTGTGCATATGGCAACAATAGGCCCATCGACAAATCGCGGAGGTCTGGGATGAATACCATCTACCGACAACTGTGCTGTGACCACAAACATATGCAAGAGCTACTCAATGCTTTTGAACGGCTGCTCTTGGATCTTTTTGGCTGCGGCGACCGCGATCCCAGTACCTTATCGTTGATCCTCGATGCCTTGGATTATTTATCGGTATACCCGGATCGGTATCACCACCCGATAGAAGATTTAATATTTTCTCGGTTATTAACTAAACCGATCCACGATAGAGAATCAATTTATGAGGCGCAAATGCAGCATGAAAAAATAGCAGCGACTACAAAACATATGTGCGCACTATTTTATGCTATTGCTAATGATGCGACTGTTGAGCGGAGAGTACTGCAGGAAGCTTGCAATACCTATCTTAAGCTACAGCGTAATCACATGGACCTGGAGAACAAATCAATATTTCCGCAGATTGAGCAATATTTGGGAACTACTGATTGGATCTACATTCAGAAACAGGCAAGCGAATTAAGCTGCAAGTATTTTGACAGGGCAACGAGAAAAATCTATGAGTCACTGCATGAAAGTCTCACGCAAACTCAGATGCCCGCACTGGCATTAGCTTAGATCTAGATAAAATCAGGGAGGAAATGATAATGCAGTTTAAACGTCACGGTATATCCATTGGCATGGAACGCATAAACGATGATTTTTTCCTTTATATTAAGGCTATTGGCCAGCTGACACATGAGGATTATGAGCATATAGCGCCACTTTTGGAATATGCTCTAGGAGGGGTAAAAAAACCCCAGGTTCAATTGCTTATTGATCTCAGGGATTTCGAAGGCTGGGGGATGCACGCGGTCTGGGACGAGTTCAAGCTGGCGTTAAAGCATGGCAACGAATTCTCACATATCGCTGTACTTGGGGATGAGGAGTGGCAGCAAATAGCCACAAAAGTCGGGAGCTGGTTTGTCAGCGGTGAAGTCCGCTATTTCAAACAGCAACAAGAGGCCATGGACTGGCTACAGGAAACAAGGAAGAGGGATATTGGTCACAGGGAATCTGAAAAGGAATTAGCTTTCTCCACACACTCCTGATAAGTAGTGGATTAAGGGGGCGTTTCCGCCCCCCTTTTTTTGCCCCAAAGTTGGCAATTGAATATTATCAAGTACTTACGCTCTGGTTCTTACTGTTCCACGAGGGAGTACCAATTACAAAATTCTTGAAACTCACTTCACTGCGACAGAAAGAACAGTAAATATTCTCATAGTGCAATTTGTTTCTATGCAAAATATTCAGAACATCCACCAAGGTTGGATCGTCCATTCTCACCCTGTTGCGGATCGTCAACAAATCGGCCGTCATTACCGGTTTGATACCTGTCGCTGCTATAAAGGGTTGATGCATAGGGTTATTCGGGTCAAGGTTACTCACCATTTGATTATGGCTGTGCGCCTTATCAATAGCGCTTTGCATATCGGAATAGCTCTCTCCCTTGATAAAAGGACGGGTGATACGACCGAGAATCTGCCCGGTCATTGTACCGTGATAGCCTTGATACTTGCTCAAGGTATAGTTATGACAAACCTTGCCCTTTCCAATCCACTCATGGTACTTGGCATGGCCGCTTAAGACGCTGTCAACCCCAGGGTCATTAAGTGAATACCCATGCGGTGAGAAAAAGAAAAGATTATCTCCACCATGTCCCTTAGTATAAAAAATCTGCTTGGTCGTAGCACCATGAGCAGAAATAACCAAGTTCGGGGCCTCACCTACCTGAGTCCCCTCTGCCGAAAATATTTTCACTAAATCCAGTTCTTTGACAGGCATGGAATCCATTTCCTCTTATTTACGATTTGTTATGCAACCTATCTTGGCAAGACATCTGAGAGGCTACTATGACTACTTGGACACTTGCGGATACTCCAATATCCGTTAACAGAAAAAATAATTGTGGAAAGAAATGCCAATCTTTTCTCGATGCCAGAGAAAACAATGGAAAACAAGGTTTCTTGTATCTTTGTAAAAAAGGGGTTAGTTGATAAAGATGCCGTTAAATCGGCAATAGTAGTCACACTATTGGCCAAACTGCCGCGAGCAGATCAATCAACGACGGCCAATCCCCTGAGACGGCACCAGGAAAGAGAAGCTTCGTAGCACTCTTTCAAGGCCAAAGAAGCAGCATTGAGGGATCACAACATATAAGACCGAGTTCAGTACATCAGAGTAACGAGATATTCCAATCTGTTTATGTCACAGGAAACTGTGAATCAGGAACCGCTATTGATCACTCTCATAGCCACAGTGAGTTCCAGCCAATTCACTCAGAGCTAATAAATCCAAGATTTCTACTGTTCTGCCACAAACCCTTATCAATCCTTCGCGTTGAAACCGGGAAAACAAGCGGCTTACAGTTTCAGCTGTCAATCCCAGGTAGTTGGCAATATCTATTCGCGGCATTGAAAATTTTCATTATTTGACTCCCCCTAATTGGCGCCATATAGAAAAGGCTACTACGACCTGCCAGGGCTTATCTAGCGAATGTAAAATCAATTCCGAAAAAAAATACTGACTAGCGAGTAAAAGCCTTCGATTAAAACTTCGAAAAAAATAGGTAAATTTAAAAATTATTATAGAAATGCCCATCTAAATAGCACTACCGTTCAACTTTCTAGCGGCAATATTCGCAGCATTTATGGCCAAAATAACTGGCAGGAAGATAAATAATCAGATTGCACCTTAAAAGGATCAAAAACTCACAGACTATTCAACGAATACATCCGGATTAAAGGACAGCCAATAAATGATCAGTAGAAGAACCTAGCCTCCTTCCTCATAGCCACAATGAGTTCCCGCTAAGTCACTTAATGCCAGCAGGTCAAGAATTTCAACAATCCTACCGCTAACTGTTATCAACCCCTCTCGCTGAAAGCGGGAAAATAAGCGACTTATTGTTTCTGCCGTTAATCCGAGATAGTTAGCAATATCCGTTCTTGGCATTGACAGAACAAACTCACGGGGCGAATAGCCTCGACAAGCATATCGACTCGAAATATTAATCAGTAATGCAGCGAGACGCGCATCCGCTGAACGCTTACCCAACAGCATCAGGATTTCATTTTCCTGACGTAACTCTTCAGAGAAAATGCTATAAATTTGCTGCTGTAAAGTAGGGACTTCCTGAGCGAGGGTTTCCAGCTGATCAAATGGAAGTAGACACACACTGCTGTCTTCAAGCGCCTCTGCATAAGTGGGGTGGACGCGACAGCTATAGGCATCGAGCCCTAGAAGCTCACCGGGAAGGGCAAAATGGGTTATCTGGGTATCACCATCCGCAGCAATGACCACCGTTTTGACACTTCCGGACCGAATCGCGAACAGGTTTTGGAAGGTGTCGCCTGCGCGGTACAAAGTTTCACCCGCTTTAAACATTTTCTTTTTACGGGTAACACGCTCAAGTCGATCAATATCGGCCTGTAATAGCCCTGCAGGCAAACACAAGCGCTTGACTGAACAGTTACTGCAACTTACAGCCACGGGGGCCTTGGTCATAGCGAATCAACCAAAGGAACTCTTTTCTATTATATTGTTAGCCTCGCATAT
It contains:
- a CDS encoding STAS/SEC14 domain-containing protein: MQFKRHGISIGMERINDDFFLYIKAIGQLTHEDYEHIAPLLEYALGGVKKPQVQLLIDLRDFEGWGMHAVWDEFKLALKHGNEFSHIAVLGDEEWQQIATKVGSWFVSGEVRYFKQQQEAMDWLQETRKRDIGHRESEKELAFSTHS
- a CDS encoding putative adhesin, with protein sequence MPVKELDLVKIFSAEGTQVGEAPNLVISAHGATTKQIFYTKGHGGDNLFFFSPHGYSLNDPGVDSVLSGHAKYHEWIGKGKVCHNYTLSKYQGYHGTMTGQILGRITRPFIKGESYSDMQSAIDKAHSHNQMVSNLDPNNPMHQPFIAATGIKPVMTADLLTIRNRVRMDDPTLVDVLNILHRNKLHYENIYCSFCRSEVSFKNFVIGTPSWNSKNQSVST
- a CDS encoding helix-turn-helix domain-containing protein codes for the protein MPRIDIANYLGLTAETVSRLFSRFQREGLIRVCGRTVEILDLLALSELAGTHCGYESDQ
- the fnr gene encoding fumarate/nitrate reduction transcriptional regulator Fnr, whose translation is MTKAPVAVSCSNCSVKRLCLPAGLLQADIDRLERVTRKKKMFKAGETLYRAGDTFQNLFAIRSGSVKTVVIAADGDTQITHFALPGELLGLDAYSCRVHPTYAEALEDSSVCLLPFDQLETLAQEVPTLQQQIYSIFSEELRQENEILMLLGKRSADARLAALLINISSRYACRGYSPREFVLSMPRTDIANYLGLTAETISRLFSRFQREGLITVSGRIVEILDLLALSDLAGTHCGYEEGG